The following proteins are co-located in the Pontiella agarivorans genome:
- a CDS encoding TrmH family RNA methyltransferase: MDHNLKIESTKNPRVKTVNRLRKSKHRTELKQTVVEGCREIQRAFESGWPFLELYICPELYLAVDEDLLVEKIQHSGVPVFQCSEAAFRKMSYRDTPDGLMALSPLVGKSLAELKLPENPLILIAEDLEKPGNLGTILRTADATGVDAVIACDHKTDLNNPNVIRASIGTLFFMPVAEATSDEVFEWLKKNGIQSLAAVPDAETEYTGIDMNGGTAVVVGAEDEGLTDQWIKGADHAVSIPMLGKNDSLNVSTAAAILLYEAVRQRRKHL, from the coding sequence ATGGACCACAACCTGAAAATCGAAAGCACAAAAAACCCGCGCGTGAAAACGGTGAACCGGCTTCGCAAATCGAAGCACCGCACCGAGCTGAAACAGACCGTCGTCGAAGGATGCCGCGAAATCCAGCGCGCCTTTGAAAGCGGCTGGCCCTTTCTGGAGCTCTACATCTGCCCCGAACTCTACCTGGCCGTCGACGAAGATCTCCTGGTCGAAAAAATCCAACATTCCGGAGTTCCGGTTTTCCAATGTTCGGAAGCCGCTTTCCGCAAAATGTCTTATCGCGATACCCCGGATGGGCTGATGGCGCTTTCCCCGCTGGTGGGCAAATCACTTGCCGAACTGAAACTGCCCGAAAATCCGTTGATTCTGATTGCCGAAGATCTCGAAAAGCCGGGAAATCTCGGCACTATTCTCCGCACGGCCGATGCCACCGGCGTCGATGCGGTGATTGCATGCGATCATAAAACCGACCTGAACAATCCCAATGTAATCCGCGCCAGTATCGGAACCTTATTTTTTATGCCCGTGGCTGAAGCCACCTCGGATGAAGTATTCGAATGGCTGAAGAAAAACGGTATCCAGTCGCTGGCAGCGGTGCCGGATGCCGAAACGGAATATACCGGAATCGACATGAACGGCGGTACAGCAGTGGTGGTCGGAGCCGAGGACGAAGGGCTGACCGATCAGTGGATCAAGGGGGCCGACCACGCGGTATCAATTCCAATGCTTGGAAAAAATGATTCCCTAAACGTCTCCACGGCAGCTGCAATTCTGCTTTATGAAGCGGTTCGCCAACGCCGGAAACACTTATAA
- a CDS encoding ferredoxin--NADP reductase — MINLEYSEHRVAAVNTINDDLFELLVERNGMEFTPGDCVAVYTEHDQSRPYSIASGPGKDLLRFLIREMDGGEVSPWLRNRNPGEAVRITPPFGWFRPGQDIGEHPFVFLATGTGIAPFIAYMETFNRPPEAVLYGVRRAADAFGFSALQNFCTATQLAVSREASEHHHGRLTDLLPDLPRTENMHYYCCGLESMVNDTAAWLQKNGLPLSQIHREVFFHG; from the coding sequence ATGATTAATCTGGAGTATTCCGAGCACCGCGTGGCAGCGGTTAATACCATCAACGACGATCTGTTTGAACTGCTGGTGGAACGCAACGGCATGGAATTCACACCCGGTGACTGCGTGGCGGTTTATACGGAACACGATCAGTCGCGCCCCTACTCGATCGCCTCTGGCCCCGGTAAGGACCTCCTGCGTTTTCTAATCCGTGAGATGGATGGCGGAGAGGTATCACCCTGGCTTCGAAATCGAAATCCCGGTGAGGCAGTCCGGATTACCCCGCCGTTCGGCTGGTTCCGGCCGGGACAGGATATCGGAGAACACCCGTTCGTCTTTCTGGCCACGGGAACCGGCATCGCCCCGTTCATTGCCTATATGGAAACCTTCAACCGGCCGCCGGAAGCAGTGCTCTATGGCGTGCGGCGTGCAGCGGATGCATTTGGATTTTCCGCCCTTCAGAACTTCTGCACGGCCACACAGCTTGCCGTTTCGCGCGAAGCGTCCGAACACCACCATGGGCGGCTGACGGATCTGTTGCCGGATCTGCCAAGAACTGAAAACATGCATTACTATTGCTGCGGACTTGAGAGCATGGTCAACGATACCGCGGCCTGGCTGCAGAAAAACGGCCTGCCTCTTTCGCAGATCCACCGCGAAGTCTTCTTTCACGGCTAG
- a CDS encoding putative 2-dehydropantoate 2-reductase — MQKKNQFSIIGTGAVGGYYGGLLQRAGFDVHFLVRSDYKQIKTDGLRVDSVNGNFTLPDVQAYNDPSEMPTCNVVIVALKTTANAALKKILPRVVGEHSLVLTLQNGLGGEAEIADIVGADRILAGLCFLCSNKIGPGHISHLDYGMITLGEYRADGEPGGISSRLNQLNKDLQAANIPTQLVEDLALARWKKLVWNIPFNGMSVACDCLTDELVRNPEKRLICEKLMHETAAASNAVCRPIEPDFLAKMIRNTEKMKPYAPSMKLDFDRGNPMEIEAIYGHPIRAAEAAGVNMPETKKLYEKLKKLNPAV; from the coding sequence ATGCAGAAGAAAAATCAGTTTTCAATCATTGGAACCGGCGCGGTTGGCGGCTACTACGGCGGCCTGCTTCAACGTGCCGGATTCGACGTCCATTTCCTTGTTCGTTCTGATTATAAACAAATCAAAACAGATGGGCTCCGGGTTGATTCCGTCAACGGAAATTTTACGCTTCCCGACGTGCAGGCCTATAACGATCCATCCGAAATGCCGACCTGCAATGTCGTGATTGTTGCACTGAAAACCACAGCCAATGCAGCACTGAAAAAAATCCTTCCCCGCGTGGTTGGAGAACATTCACTGGTTCTGACCTTGCAGAATGGACTCGGCGGCGAAGCGGAAATTGCGGATATCGTCGGTGCTGACCGTATTCTTGCCGGACTTTGCTTTCTCTGCTCAAACAAAATCGGCCCCGGACACATCAGCCACCTTGACTACGGCATGATTACGCTCGGTGAATATCGGGCCGACGGTGAACCGGGTGGAATTTCCTCCAGGCTGAACCAGCTCAACAAAGACCTTCAAGCCGCCAATATTCCCACCCAGCTGGTTGAAGATCTGGCCCTCGCCCGCTGGAAAAAACTGGTCTGGAATATTCCGTTCAATGGCATGTCAGTGGCCTGTGATTGTCTGACCGATGAACTTGTTCGCAATCCGGAAAAACGCCTGATCTGTGAAAAACTGATGCACGAAACCGCAGCTGCATCCAACGCCGTATGCCGTCCCATCGAACCGGATTTTCTCGCAAAAATGATACGGAATACAGAAAAAATGAAGCCCTATGCTCCTAGCATGAAACTGGATTTCGACCGCGGAAATCCGATGGAAATCGAGGCCATCTACGGCCATCCAATCCGGGCCGCTGAAGCTGCGGGCGTGAATATGCCCGAAACCAAAAAACTCTATGAAAAACTGAAGAAACTCAATCCTGCTGTTTAG